Proteins encoded in a region of the Pelmatolapia mariae isolate MD_Pm_ZW linkage group LG16_19, Pm_UMD_F_2, whole genome shotgun sequence genome:
- the gpr45 gene encoding high-affinity lysophosphatidic acid receptor, protein MAFCNESFMEECNCMDPNSVEEMSESLPSEATTPLISVTLRVTLAAIMIFMITIGFLGNAIVCLIVYQKPAMRSAINLLLATLAFSDIMLSLLCMPFTAVTVATADWSFGSGFCRASIMLYWLFVLEGVSILLIISVDRFLIIVQRQDKLTPHRAKLLIAGSWVLSLCVSLPSVVGWRAGAAGIGGAWAPQCVLGYSESLADRGYTVLLAVAVFFVPFTVMLYSYMCILNTVRRNTLRIHNHTTEHSCLPALNQVSKMRLTGLQRPPQVKVDMSFKTRAFTTILILFVGFSVCWLPHTIVSLLAVFSRQFYYSSVFYPISIGALWLSYLKTVFNPVIYCWRIRKFREACQEFIPKSCRLCPRVPGRSHRRVRPSNIYVCSETQSAV, encoded by the coding sequence ATGGCTTTTTGTAATGAAAGCTTCATGGAGGAGTGTAACTGCATGGACCCGAACAGCGTAGAGGAAATGTCAGAAAGCCTCCCATCAGAAGCTACGACTCCTCTCATATCAGTCACTCTCCGTGTGACCCTGGCAGCCATAATGATCTTTATGATTACTATCGGTTTCCTCGGCAATGCGATCGTGTGTCTGATTGTTTACCAGAAACCTGCCATGCGTTCTGCTATCAATCTCCTGCTTGCCACTCTGGCCTTTTCAGACATCATGCTCTCTCTGCTCTGCATGCCCTTCACTGCAGTCACCGTGGCCACTGCAGACTGGAGCTTTGGGAGCGGTTTCTGCCGCGCCTCCATCATGCTGTACTGGCTGTTCGTCCTGGAGGGGGTGTCCATCCTCCTCATTATCAGTGTGGACCGTTTCCTGATCATTGTGCAGCGGCAGGACAAACTGACCCCGCACAGAGCTAAACTGTTGATCGCAGGTTCTTGGGTGCTGAGCCTGTGTGTGTCCCTGCCGTCAGTGGTTGGGTGGAGGGCGGGCGCGGCAGGTATCGGGGGCGCCTGGGCACCGCAGTGCGTGCTGGGATACAGCGAGTCCCTGGCAGACCGTGGATACACAGTCCTGTTGGCTGTAGCGGTTTTCTTTGTGCCATTTACTGTCATGCTGTACTCTTACATGTGCATCCTCAACACAGTGCGCCGCAACACCCTGCGCATCCACAACCACACCACCGAGCATTCCTGTCTGCCAGCCCTAAACCAAGTCAGCAAAATGAGACTTACCGGGCTGCAGCGGCCGCCTCAGGTCAAGGTGGACATGAGCTTCAAAACCCGAGCCTTCACCACCATCCTCATCCTCTTTGTTGGTTTCTCAGTGTGCTGGCTCCCTCACACCATCGTCAGCCTGCTGGCCGTGTTCAGCCGGCAGTTCTACTACAGCTCAGTCTTCTACCCCATCAGCATAGGCGCTCTGTGGCTCAGCTACCTGAAGACGGTCTTCAACCCCGTCATCTACTGCTGGAGGATCAGGAAGTTCAGGGAGGCCTGTCAGGAGTTCATTCCGAAAAGCTGCAGACTGTGTCCCAGAGTGCCGGGCAGGAGCCACAGAAGAGTGAGGCCCAGCAATATCTATGTTTGCAGTGAGACGCAGTCAgctgtgtga